From the genome of Athalia rosae chromosome 3, iyAthRosa1.1, whole genome shotgun sequence:
GCCAGACCTTcgatatcgttatttttccgcAGATTATACCGCGACGCGTCACCACACCATTCATTCGTCGCGGGGTGGCCGGTCTGCGAAATTTATCGAGAgtaaggagagaaaattgaggCACGCGATTAGCCGATGATCTCGACGACGGAAGATAAACGTGCAATAGAAATAACCCCGTGAGAACGTATACGCTCGAGGCTTCCGGCACCCCGTTACCAGTTTCTACGTGGACACGTTACGCAGGTACGCGTTTCCGGACCCAGGTCAAGGTAtatggcggcggcggcggcggcggcggcatgGCATGGCACGCGGTtcgaaaacgttgaaaatgcACAATGCGAACGGACCGATGCATCCCGCGTGTCGGACAAAGAGAGTACGAGAAACAAAGTAACGCGAATGATGCAGGAGAACGCGTCTTCGAAACGTAAACACGATTACAATAGaaggtgtacatgtatatacctggTAGTTTACCGTACGTGGTTATCCTCCGATCGTTTATCACTTATCTCTACCCCTCTtactatctttttttttcatatcggcCGCATATTTGGACGACCGAAGAAGCGGAGGGTCGCCCTTGCCTCGCCGTTGTTATTGTTGGTCGTACCACCGTTGTTGCCGTTGTAACGCGGTCGGGCACTCGAAGAACACGCCGATGATACGGCGACGTCGACGGCGATGGTGTTGGTGATGTTCACGTTCGGTTGGAAGCCGATCTCGGCAGTGGGGGGTCATCTGCAGAGGGCCCCGCACGGTATATAAACGGGGCCCCGCCGGCTCAGCCCTCATTCACCGAGTCTTTGAGAAAGCGCGTGCCATCCCGATCCGCAGGAGCCGTGTAACCAGATCCATATCGTGAAtacaaattttgaaacgtCCAAAGGGATTTCGTATAACCGAGAGGATCGATTTTAACGGACAAAGAGAAATTCGACGCGGAGATTATAAGAGATCATCTGTTAACGTCAATTGAGACAACGTGAGTAACTCGTCGCATCCTCCGTGATCTTGTtagattttaatttcttctttctcctcgtcatctgtttgtttgttttttaatttttgaattttgaattttgaatttttttttttttgtttcaatttttaattctcttctCAATAAACTACTCTTGTGCGAATACAGAgtagagatgaaaatttgaaaaaaaaaaaaaaaaaaaaaaaaaaaaaaaaaacgacaaagttCATTCGATTCGGCGTTTGAGTTAAAGTCCTAGTTTatccgttgtacgtacatacgtagttTGTACTTCTTTAACAATCTTGATGAAATAATGGTTCTGCCAAACGGACTTCTTTCTACCGTAGAGGCGCATCGTATTTCAGTGGCAACAGTTTCCTTCCTCTCGTATTGTCCGACATCAATTAGAAGAGATACGAATTTGTCGGGACTTCCTTCGCGGACGAACGAGCGTTACCACCTCGATATCAAAGCTCCTATCACGTAGCAAAACGGACAATTGACCGTATCATTAATCGGATTGATTCTCCCAGCTTACGGGCCTTGGGGGCTCCGGACCGACCGCGGAcgtatagatagatagataaattGTATAATGGGCTTGCACGCGATCTTACAAGCAAATTATCTTTTAACTGTTGTTATTTCGTTTGCCGTTTCGAACGGATATGTAAAAGACTGTGTGCGTACATGTACGATGTACTCGGCTTACTATATTTGTAAGCGCGTGGTACTCCACCACCCCCGCAGTTTACACGCGTACCAGTTTCATTTGCAACTACCAATGTTACCCGGCacccgtgtacgcgtacgagaTACACCTATCAGCGCATCCTGTAATTACGACTTCTCGGTAGCTGATGTCGCCCAGTTTCATTGCTCGTTGAAATCACCCGATACTCCGTCGGGTTGAATGGCACGAGGTTCGCGACGCTCGTCTAGGAATAATTacggttttttcatttcacaacTTTTCGTTAattccttctcattttttttttttttttcttcttttctctactCAGCCGAGAACCGTCTACCATTATGAAAGGGGTACCGACAACAGCAGCGATGCTGATGCTCGCCGTTACGATTTTTGGAGTCGCCCGAGGACTTCCTCTGGCGGCGCCATCCCCCGAAGACGCACATCCCGTTATACCGTTGGGACAGGGACCGGCTAGCCCTGAAACATCGGCGGATACGGCGACTCTGATAAACGCCGACGAGAGCAAAGACCCCAAGAAGTTGGACGACGGTGTCGCGGATGTCACGCAAAAGGCCACCTACACGGCTGAGAAGATACCAGAAATCGCCGTCGCCAGTCCCGAGGAGATCCCTAAGGAACGAACCGTCATCGGCTCGGACCCCATCGTACAAGCGGAGGCTGAACCGAAGATAGAAGATCAACCGCAGGCACGGAAGGACGAGAACAAGGTGAGCGACGACATCGTCATTCCAGCGTCGGCGGAAATCTCACAACCGGAAGAGCCGAAGGAGAGCATCGCGGTGAAAGAGATAACTCTGATAAAGGAGGAACCAGCCCCGGTCGCGAGGTCTGAGGAATCGGTTAATGTAAATGAGGTGGGTTTTCGATATtcaatatggaaaaaatagaacggaTCAGACGAATAGGACTCAGAACTGTATGTCGTTATGTACTTTACAGAAGGAACCTGCGCCGGTGAATGCTGAAGAAGAAAAGCTCAAGATAGATGAGGTCAAGGACGCGAAGGCTATAGCCGAAGTTGCACATGAAGTAGAGCAGACGGAGAAAGAGGCATTGAAGGAGCGAACAATCATTGCCGACGTGATACCCGAACAAGCGGAGCACCACTCAGCGAATATTCAGGAGCCTGTTTCGATTGCAGAGCACATAAATCGCGATGGCAAACTCAGCGAGGAAAACAAAGAACCGAAAGAGCTGGAGGAAGTAGCCGTCACTAGTTCGCAAACGGAGGCAAAAACAGCAGATGAGGCAGTTGCCCCGGCTGCCAAAGATAATGAAAGTAAACCGGAGGATATCTCTCTCAAGGTAATTCAGTTTTCAGAAACAAAGGAACAAGCCGAGACATCGCCGATTGCAAGCTCCAAAATTGAGGAATCTAAGGTAGCAGGACAAGAAAATCCCGTGGCAGGTTTGGCCAGTGAAACTGCAGAGAGGTCAAGGACGGTAAG
Proteins encoded in this window:
- the LOC105686489 gene encoding protein bangles and beads, which gives rise to MKGVPTTAAMLMLAVTIFGVARGLPLAAPSPEDAHPVIPLGQGPASPETSADTATLINADESKDPKKLDDGVADVTQKATYTAEKIPEIAVASPEEIPKERTVIGSDPIVQAEAEPKIEDQPQARKDENKVSDDIVIPASAEISQPEEPKESIAVKEITLIKEEPAPVARSEESVNVNEKEPAPVNAEEEKLKIDEVKDAKAIAEVAHEVEQTEKEALKERTIIADVIPEQAEHHSANIQEPVSIAEHINRDGKLSEENKEPKELEEVAVTSSQTEAKTADEAVAPAAKDNESKPEDISLKVIQFSETKEQAETSPIASSKIEESKVAGQENPVAGLASETAERSRTVSESGVEAKAEEAIEELSATKGEETAKEIALPAEATEVKEKEEEIEKEEEKLIKEEVAEVAKDPTVHETLPEAVKLEGEKPIVAPETSKESSEESSEETSEEEKSNADKTGVTKSEEDWSQEKSQEKSEQGSKKIS